From the Euphorbia lathyris chromosome 6, ddEupLath1.1, whole genome shotgun sequence genome, one window contains:
- the LOC136232811 gene encoding tropinone reductase homolog At5g06060-like: MCFLLYIYLSFFYTCLYTFHKPLSCKSSRQKMEEAKASGKDGRWSLQGMTALVTGGTKGLGYAIVEELAGLGATIYTCSRNETELNICLNEWKMKGFQVSGSVCDVTSKPARHKLMERVSSEFNGKLNILINNVGVNICKPTLDFTSEEYSFVMSTNLESAYHLSQLGHPLLKASGAGSIVFMGSSAGLVSLSIGSIYSATKGAMVQLTKNLACEWAKDNIRTNCVAPWFIKTPLTDPYFATDKFPEAVIAQNPMGRAGNPEEASALVAFLCLPAASYINGQTIAVDGASTVNAFCFNWN; encoded by the exons ATGTGTTTTTTGTTGTATATATATCTCTCTTTCTTTTACACTTGTTTGTACACATTCCATAAACCACTTAGCTGTAAGTCTTCTAGGCAGAAAATGGAGGAAGCAAAGGCTAGTGGAAAAGATGGAAGATGGTCTCTTCAAGGAATGACTGCTCTTGTTACTGGCGGCACTAAAGGACTCGG GTATGCCATTGTGGAAGAACTAGCAGGGCTTGGAGCAACGATCTACACCTGCTCTAGAAATGAAACCGAGCTTAACATTTGTTTAAATGAATGGAAGATGAAAGGGTTTCAAGTCAGTGGTTCAGTCTGTGATGTAACCTCTAAACCTGCAAGACACAAACTCATGGAGAGGGTTTCTTCTGAGTTCAATGGCAAACTTAATATCCTT ATAAACAATGTAGGGGTTAACATATGCAAGCCAACTCTGGACTTCACATCTGAAGAGTACTCATTTGTGATGTCAACAAATCTTGAATCTGCTTATCACTTGTCACAACTTGGACATCCTCTTCTCAAAGCTTCTGGTGCAGGAAGCATTGTTTTCATGGGTTCCTCAGCCGGCCTCGTCTCCTTATCTATCGGATCAATATACTCTGCCACAAAAG GGGCAATGGTTCAGCTGACAAAGAATCTGGCATGTGAGTGGGCTAAGGATAACATCAGGACTAATTGTGTTGCACCTTGGTTCATCAAAACACCCCTTACTGATCCT TACTTTGCGACAGACAAGTTTCCGGAGGCAGTAATAGCTCAAAATCCGATGGGACGAGCAGGAAACCCAGAGGAGGCATCAGCACTGGTTGCATTCTTATGTCTACCAGCAGCCTCTTATATAAATGGCCAAACAATTGCTGTTGATGGTGCTTCTACTGTTAATGCCTTCTGTTTCAACTGGAATTAA
- the LOC136232608 gene encoding tropinone reductase homolog At5g06060-like isoform X1 has protein sequence MAIFFHILLSALSVYNMMVLHLIPPVSFPVVCKMSCSSSSRPICSNRNRRRWSLEGTSALVTGGTQGIGYAIVEELAEFGATIHTCSRTQTHLMDCVHDWKSKGFKVTGSVCDVSCRLQRQKLLDSVAVLFDGKLNILINNVGYNPRTRTLEVTEEEMSSTMRTNIESAYHISQLSHPLLKASGQANIVFISSVAGLVSVNTGSIYAITKAAMNQLTKNLACEWAKDNIRTNCVAPWATTTPLTKHVLSDEHFMKAVLDQTPLGRVGEARDVSSLVAFLCLPAASYITGQIICVDGGKTANGFVF, from the exons ATGGCCATATTTTTCCACATTCTTCTTTCTGCCTTGAGCGTATATAACATGATGGTTCTGCATTTGATCCCTCCGGTATCGTTTCCTGTAGTCTGTAAGATGTCATGTTCAAGTTCAAGCCGACCCATTTGCAGCAACAGGAATAGGAGAAGATGGTCTCTTGAAGGAACAAGTGCTCTTGTTACAGGAGGAACTCAAGGAATTGGGTATGCAATTGTGGAGGAATTAGCTGAATTTGGGGCCACAATACATACATGTTCCAGAACTCAAACTCATCTTATGGATTGTGTTCATGATTGGAAATCTAAGGGTTTTAAAGTCACTGGCTCTGTTTGTGATGTTTCTTGCAGACTTCAACGCCAAAAGCTTTTAGATTCAGTTGCTGTTTTGTTTGATGGAAAGCTAAACATTCTT ATAAACAATGTCGGGTACAACCCAAGGACAAGAACATTAGAGGTAACAGAAGAGGAGATGTCATCAACAATGAGAACAAATATAGAATCAGCATACCATATTTCACAACTTTCACATCCTCTCTTAAAAGCTTCTGGACAAGCAAATATTGTTTTTATATCATCTGTTGCTGGTCTTGTATCTGTAAACACTGGATCCATATATGCTATAACCAAAG CTGCGATGAACCAACTTACTAAGAACTTGGCATGCGAGTGGGCTAAAGACAACATCAGGACTAACTGTGTTGCACCTTGGGCTACTACAACTCCACTTACCAAACAT GTACTTAGTGATGAACATTTTATGAAGGCAGTTTTGGATCAAACACCATTGGGACGAGTGGGAGAGGCAAGGGATGTATCGTCTCTTGTAGCTTTTCTGTGTTTGCCTGCAGCCTCCTACATTACTGGTCAAATTATCTGTGTCGATGGAGGAAAGACTGCTAATGGCTTTGTCTTCTAA
- the LOC136232607 gene encoding tropinone reductase homolog At5g06060-like has translation MSHGLNSTFSHVFSSCSSPSSFCLKPQNPFLLNSVLNPQLSKGIQINLSTKSSTHYPIKSLSSSISGTSSINNRWSLQGKTALVTGGTRGIGRAIVEELVGLGATVHTCSRNENELQNCLQEWNGLGFGISGSLCNVSIAEQRELLMETVSSVFHGRLNILVNNVGTNIRKPMVEFRPEEFSSLMATNFESGFHLSQLAYPLLKSSGEGSVVFTSSVSGFVSLKNMSVHGATKGAINQLTKNLACEWAKDNIRSNAVAPWYIKTSMVEQVLKNEAYLEEVYSRTPLGRLGYAREVSSVVAFLCLPASSYITGQIICVDGGMSVNGFFPSHD, from the exons ATGTCTCATGGTCTCAACTCCACATTCTCGCACGTCTtctcttcttgttcttctccttcttcattCTGCTTAAAACCTCAAAATCCTTTCCTCTTGAATTCTGTTTTGAATCCCCAGTTGTCAAAAGGCATACAAATAAACCTCTCCACCAAATCTTCAACGCATTATCCAATAAAATCCCTTTCAAGCAGCATCAGTGGCACTAGCTCCATAAACAATAGATGGTCCCTTCAGGGAAAAACAGCTCTTGTTACTGGTGGTACTCGCGGAATCGG GCGTGCGATTGTGGAAGAATTGGTAGGCCTTGGGGCTACAGTGCATACATGTAGTAGGAATGAAAATGAACTCCAGAATTGCTTGCAGGAATGGAATGGATTAGGCTTTGGGATTAGTGGATCACTCTGTAATGTGTCAATTGCTGAACAAAGAGAGTTGCTTATGGAGACTGTTTCTTCTGTATTTCATGGACGGCTCAACATTCTT GTTAATAATGTTGGAACAAATATTCGAAAACCGATGGTGGAGTTCAGACCTGAAGAATTTTCAAGTCTCATGGCAACGAATTTCGAGTCTGGTTTCCATTTAAGCCAACTTGCTTATCCACTCTTAAAATCATCAGGAGAGGGGAGTGTTGTATTCACATCCTCTGTCTCTGGTTTTGTCTCGCTCAAAAATATGTCTGTTCATGGAGCAACTAAAG GAGCAATCAACCAACTCACAAAAAACTTGGCTTGTGAGTGGGCAAAAGACAATATAAGAAGTAATGCTGTTGCACCTTGGTACATCAAAACCTCCATGGTTGAACAA GTCCTAAAAAATGAAGCTTATTTAGAAGAGGTATACTCAAGAACTCCTCTTGGGCGGCTAGGATATGCAAGAGAGGTTTCATCAGTGGTGGCATTCCTTTGCTTACCTGCATCATCTTACATCACTGGCCAGATTATTTGTGTTGATGGAGGGATGTCTGTAAATGGTTTCTTCCCAAGTCATGATTAG
- the LOC136232606 gene encoding L-type lectin-domain containing receptor kinase IV.2-like, whose protein sequence is MAAVIFTTLNILLAIFLITSSAQDQQTHFIYNGFHKPNPNINLNLSGIAEIHPNGLLELTNTSYQQIGRAFFPFPFNFNVSLSFSTTFVFAMVPEFPSHGGHGIAFFISPSTEFVGAMATQYLGLLNLTNDGLSSNHLVAVELDSAKSPDLEDINANHVGIDLNSLKSNISAPVTYDLHGKNESLELISGQPIQVWIEYDEITKFFNVTVGPLSTKKPQVPLLSTRIDLSDILLESMYVGFSASTGSVSSHHYILGWSFSKDGEAQSLDIFKLPSLPKLKSKRNLRTLALLIALIALVITIFCIALLAAYVIRRMKYEELVEDWEEQYGPQRFRYQDLYKATKGFKDEQLIGVGGFGKVYKGELGCSKTRVAVKKFSHDSAQGMKEFIAEIASMGRLRHRNLVQLLGYCRRKGELLLVYDYMPNGSLDKVLFTSEFNPNPILDWNQRFRILKGVASGLVYLHEEWEQVVLHRDVKSSNVLLDENLNARLGDFGLSKFYDHGSNPETTCVVGTIGYLAPELVKTGKPTTRSDVFAFGSFMLEIGCGRRAFETQWLQKGMILADWVFECWKAGNIISTCDPKLEGKYVVEQMNLVLKLGVMCTNPVPGSRPGMRQVMQYLDGNASLPGELPFDTFTDQIGLATACHSQISLATIDSTIIYGR, encoded by the coding sequence ATGGCTGCTGTAATATTCACAACACTGAATATCCTGTTAGCAATTTTCCTAATAACTTCGTCAGCTCAGGATCAGCAAACCCACTTCATCTACAATGGATTTCACAAACCCAATCCAAATATAAATCTAAATCTCAGCGGAATTGCAGAAATCCACCCAAATGGCTTACTTGAGCTAACAAACACTTCATATCAACAAATTGGGCgtgctttctttcctttccctTTCAATTTCAACGTCTCCCTCTCCTTTTCCACCACTTTCGTCTTCGCCATGGTTCCCGAGTTTCCCAGCCACGGCGGCCATGGAATTGCTTTCTTTATCTCACCCTCCACTGAATTTGTAGGAGCTATGGCTACCCAATATCTAGGCCTCCTTAACTTAACAAACGACGGCTTGTCTTCCAATCATTTGGTTGCAGTCGAGTTAGATTCTGCTAAAAGTCCTGATTTAGAAGATATCAACGCTAACCATGTTGGAATTGATTTAAACAGCTTGAAATCCAACATCTCAGCTCCTGTTACTTATGATCTTCACGGCAAAAATGAGAGCTTGGAGCTCATAAGTGGACAACCGATTCAGGTATGGATTGAATATGATGAAATCACCAAGTTTTTTAATGTAACAGTTGGTCCCCTTAGCACCAAGAAACCACAAGTTCCTCTTTTGTCAACAAGAATTGATCTTTCTGATATTTTATTGGAATCCATGTATGTTGGTTTCTCTGCCTCCACTGGTTCAGTTTCCAGCCACCATTATATCCTCGGATGGAGCTTCAGTAAAGACGGGGAAGCTCAGAGCCTTGACATATTCAAACTTCCTTCGCTTCCCAAATTGAAGAGCAAAAGAAATTTGAGAACTTTAGCACTTTTGATAGCATTAATTGCTTTAGTTATAACAATCTTCTGTATTGCTCTTCTTGCTGCTTATGTTATAAGAAGGATGAAATACGAAGAATTGGTCGAAGATTGGGAAGAACAATATGGTCCTCAAAGATTTCGTTACCAGGACCTGTATAAAGCAACTAAAGGTTTCAAAGATGAACAGCTTATCGGAGTTGGGGGTTTCGGAAAGGTTTACAAAGGAGAATTAGGTTGTTCAAAAACAAGAGTTGCAGTGAAGAAGTTTTCACATGATTCTGCACAAGGAATGAAGGAATTTATAGCAGAAATAGCAAGTATGGGAAGGCTAAGGCATAGAAACCTGGTTCAGCTACTTGGATATTGCCGGAGAAAGGGAGAGCTTTTATTAGTGTATGATTATATGCCAAATGGTAGCCTTGACAAGGTTCTATTCACTAGTGAATTCAACCCAAACCCAATACTTGATTGGAATCAACGCTTCAGAATTCTGAAAGGAGTAGCATCAGGACTTGTGTATCTCCATGAAGAATGGGAGCAAGTAGTTCTACATAGAGATGTGAAATCAAGTAATGTACTTTTAGATGAAAATTTAAATGCGAGGTTAGGAGATTTTGGGCTATCAAAGTTTTATGATCATGGATCAAATCCTGAAACAACATGTGTGGTTGGGACAATTGGGTATTTAGCACCTGAACTTGTTAAAACTGGTAAGCCAACAACTAGAAGTGATGTGTTTGCTTTTGGTAGCTTCATGCTTGAAATTGGTTGTGGAAGGAGGGCTTTTGAGACTCAATGGTTGCAGAAAGGAATGATATTGGCTGATTGGGTTTTTGAATGCTGGAAAGCTGGGAATATTATTAGCACTTGTGATCCAAAATTGGAAGGAAAATATGTGGTGGAACAAATGAATTTGGTGTTGAAGTTAGGAGTAATGTGTACTAATCCAGTACCAGGTAGTAGGCCTGGAATGAGACAAGTTATGCAGTATTTGGATGGAAATGCAAGTTTGCCAGGAGAGTTACCATTCGATACTTTTACTGATCAAATTGGATTGGCCACAGCTTGTCATTCTCAAATTTCATTGGCTACCATTGATTCAACCATCATCTATGGTCGTTAa
- the LOC136232608 gene encoding tropinone reductase homolog At5g06060-like isoform X2, with the protein MSCSSSSRPICSNRNRRRWSLEGTSALVTGGTQGIGYAIVEELAEFGATIHTCSRTQTHLMDCVHDWKSKGFKVTGSVCDVSCRLQRQKLLDSVAVLFDGKLNILINNVGYNPRTRTLEVTEEEMSSTMRTNIESAYHISQLSHPLLKASGQANIVFISSVAGLVSVNTGSIYAITKAAMNQLTKNLACEWAKDNIRTNCVAPWATTTPLTKHVLSDEHFMKAVLDQTPLGRVGEARDVSSLVAFLCLPAASYITGQIICVDGGKTANGFVF; encoded by the exons ATGTCATGTTCAAGTTCAAGCCGACCCATTTGCAGCAACAGGAATAGGAGAAGATGGTCTCTTGAAGGAACAAGTGCTCTTGTTACAGGAGGAACTCAAGGAATTGGGTATGCAATTGTGGAGGAATTAGCTGAATTTGGGGCCACAATACATACATGTTCCAGAACTCAAACTCATCTTATGGATTGTGTTCATGATTGGAAATCTAAGGGTTTTAAAGTCACTGGCTCTGTTTGTGATGTTTCTTGCAGACTTCAACGCCAAAAGCTTTTAGATTCAGTTGCTGTTTTGTTTGATGGAAAGCTAAACATTCTT ATAAACAATGTCGGGTACAACCCAAGGACAAGAACATTAGAGGTAACAGAAGAGGAGATGTCATCAACAATGAGAACAAATATAGAATCAGCATACCATATTTCACAACTTTCACATCCTCTCTTAAAAGCTTCTGGACAAGCAAATATTGTTTTTATATCATCTGTTGCTGGTCTTGTATCTGTAAACACTGGATCCATATATGCTATAACCAAAG CTGCGATGAACCAACTTACTAAGAACTTGGCATGCGAGTGGGCTAAAGACAACATCAGGACTAACTGTGTTGCACCTTGGGCTACTACAACTCCACTTACCAAACAT GTACTTAGTGATGAACATTTTATGAAGGCAGTTTTGGATCAAACACCATTGGGACGAGTGGGAGAGGCAAGGGATGTATCGTCTCTTGTAGCTTTTCTGTGTTTGCCTGCAGCCTCCTACATTACTGGTCAAATTATCTGTGTCGATGGAGGAAAGACTGCTAATGGCTTTGTCTTCTAA